CGTATTTATAAATTCTCTCTTTTATTCTTTCTGATTATGAATTAAAAAAGAACCTTATGCAGTATAAAAACTTAATAAAAGCCAATTTTCAAAAAAAAACATAAAAATCACTATATTTAAAAATCTATGAAAAAAATTACATTATTATTTATCAGCCTTTTTTTTATGACTTCTTATGCTCAAGAGAAACGATTATGGGCAAAGTCTTTTATGAATAAAAAAGCACCAGATTTAGTGGTAGAAAAATGGTTAACTAAAGTACCCAATACTAAAGATAAATTTGTTTTGATTGATTTTTGGGCAACTTGGTGTGGGCCTTGTGTGAAAGGAATTTCAGAAATGAATGCTTTTAGTAAAGAGTTTGCAAAAGATTTGGTTGTTATTGGTATTAGTAAGGAGTCTAAATTTAAGATTAAGAGATTTAAAAAGGCTACCATTAAATATTATAGTGCTATTGACACAAAAGGAAGAACGAGTAATGAGTTAGAAATTAAAGGGATTCCACATTGTATTATTATTAATCCTGATGGTATTGTTGTCTGGGAAGGTTGGCCACAATTAAATAACCAAGAACTTACTTCTAAAGTGATACAAAGTCTTATAAATGCTAATAAATAACCTGTTTTATTACTAGTTTTTAAATGACTTTAAAAATTTTTATGGTTACTAATTAATTTTAATATTATTTAAAAATACTTAACCTACAATCAATTACAAACCGTATAAAAGCTGTTTTAAAAACAGGTATTAATACCCCCTTTTTGTTTTAAGTTAAAAATAGTTAATTTTTTCACTACTTTTGCAATAACCAAAACTATCCAAATGAAACTTTTTTTTAATTACAAGAAACTAAAAACTTTACTTTTTTTAAATTTTAGGGCATAATTTTTTATTACTTTTTTTTTGAACCTATTTTTTAATCGTTATTATTTTAAAGATTAAAAATTTAGATAAAAATTGCTACATAAAATTTAACCATCAAATTATTCCCCAATTTGTATATAAATAATAAAGTACGGTTTTTACTCATACTATTTTGTGTTGTTTTTTTTCAAAAAAACTTCGCTCAAAAAATTTCTGAATCTCAAAAAATTAAACATGAACAAGTAGATTTCAAGTTGTTATATTATGAAAACAACAATAATGATTTTCATAAGAATGTGCTACTAAATGAGTTTAAAGAGATGCCAAAAAGCAATAGCTTTGGTGTTTCTAATGGTGAATACTGGTTTGAATTAACCGTAAATAAATCATTAAAAAACAAAGAACTAATTGCCTATTTACCAGTACATAATATAGGTGAAATTGGTATCTATAAATTTGTAGATACTAAATTAGAGTATCTAGTATCTACAGGAAATAATATTGGTAGAGAAGAAATTCCTGTAGATTATAAGTTTCCTGCTTTTAAAATTAATCCTGAAGAAAACCGAATATTTTATCTGAAAGTAAATTTCCAAAAAGAAGCTAACTTTCCTTTAAAAATTATCTCAGAAAAAAAATTTACTTCATATATTTCTAACAAACAAGTAATTAATAGTTTTTATTACGGTACTTGTATTGTAATTATCTTTTTAAATTTCTTTTTCTATTTAAAGTTAAAAGATAATAGCTACTTATTCTACATGCTGTTTCTTTTGTCTTTAATGATTACTTTTTTATTATATGATGGTTCTTTAATAAACCTATTTAGAGGAAATTCTTTCTATTATAAACTAGAGTTTTTAACTCATTTCTCTAACGAAATTTGGTTTTTATTATTCTCTATAAAGTTCTTAGACCTCAACAAAAGACATCCATTAATTACAAGGTTATTTTTTGTTTTTCCAGCATTAGTGCTTGTCTTTTACATATTATATTTTTCTACAAATAACTTTGTTTTTTCTGCAATTGGTGATTTTATAGGAATATCTCTATTCCCAATTTTGTGGTTTTTTGGGTTTTATTATCTAAAACAGATACCACATGCACGTTTTTATGTTTTAGGTTATTTACTAATCGTTCCTTTTGCCGTATTTTTTATTATAGGTTTTCCTTTTGGGTTTTGGGAAGTTCATGGAGAAATGCTCATTATAAAAATTGCAAGCTGGTTAGATATTTTTGTATTTACTTATGCTCTTAGCTTTAAAATGGATAATAGTGAATTAGAAGGAAATAAAAAAATAATAAGTCTACAAGACCATATTGAAAACCCTGAAACTGAATTGCCTTTAAAAAACGAACCTCAACCTAAAGAAACTTATTTTTATCTTTTAAGGGAAAATAAGTTAGTAATTAATCCGCTTACTTTAAGAGAAATTGACATTTTAAAAGCAATTTTCGAAGGCTTAAATAATACTCAGGTTAGTGAAAAATTATTTATCTCTAAAAACACGGTTAAATATCACGTTCGTAATATTTACAATAAGTTAAACGTGAGCAATAGAAATGAATTAAAAGAAAAAGCATCTTTATTAAAAAAACAACAAAGCACTCAAAAACAAATACTTAAGGTAGGTGGGTAGGAAAAACCACCCTAGTGTTTTTAGGAAATTCAACTTTCATTTAACATATTTGTATTTAAGTAAAAAGCAGGTGCCATAATTCAGTTTTTAAGCACCGCGTATTAATACCCGTTTTTAAACAGATTCTTTTTTTAACAGAATTTAACACATACTTTTACACTAACGAACCAAAAACTAACCTAAGTGATCCCTATATTCTTTTAAAATCTTATAAATGAATACACAATTCTTCTAGCTATTTTCTAACAGATTATAAACATCCTACAATTATTGAATTAATTGATTTCTAATTTAGATTTAAAAAATTTTATTTCTATTTTTTAATAGGATAAATACGTCCAAAAAATTAACAACAAATATTATCAACCCAAAATTATTACTAACCAAACTTATCTATTATGAACAAAATATTACTTTCTAAACATTTAAAGTTATTTTTAACTTTATTCTTTTTATCATTTATCTACACCATATCCTCTCAGGTCACAATATCACCATGGAAAATGAATAAAGGAGCTGGAGCAATTTCTTATGCCGTTGGTTTTCATGGAAACCCTGCAGCATATAGCTTAGCAAATATTCCTGAAGCATCAGATTCTAACTGGGAACTTGCTCCTGTTAACGCAACTGGGGGAATAAACTATTCTGTTAGATCTATATTAACAGGTTGTCTCAATCAACTTGATTTCACATATTTTGAAACTTTTTTAAACATACCTTCAAATTTTAATGTTTCTGATTTAAATATTAGTTTCTCTGCTGCAGATGATGGAGCAAGAGCTTATATTTTTAATTCGGCGCATCCAAATGGTGATTTTATTGGCGAAATTAAACTAGGTCAAACAGCAGTTACTGCTAATTATGCTTCATTAGCTATGCCAGGAGAAATTAACAGACTTGTAATTGTTCAGTTTGATGATTGTCCTTCTGGTAATAACTTAACTGGAGCACAAGTAAAAATAAACGGACAAACTGCTGTTGTAAATACTGATGGCTGTACAGATTCTAATTTCTTTTGGTCTAATGCACCAACTGTTAATGGACAAGTTGCTACAGGAACAATAAACGGAGTAGGCTATACATATACATCTTCTGTAAATGTAAGAACTACTACTAATCTATTTTCTCATGGTACATTTCCAGCGTCATACAATGTTCCTAATAGTAATCCAACTATTCAAAATATAGAACCTAGTTCTAATACATTAACTTTTGCGAGCCCAATGACCAATCCAGTTTTGGTATTTTCTTCAATAGGTGGTGGTCCAATTTCTGTGCCTATTAATTTTAGTGCACCTGTTGAAATTTTATGGTCTACACATGTAGGAGTAACACCAGTAGTTCAAAACTCACCAACTCAAATTACAGGTACTGAGGGATATGCTATTGTAAGAATGAATGGTACGTTTTCTAGTCTTTCATTTGACTATTTAGTTTATGAAAACTACGTTAATTTTGTTTTCGGGGCAGATTTCTCAACAACTTCTCCAGATACAGTTGCACCAACTTTAACTTTAAATGGTAATTCAACTGAATCTGTTAATGGTAATTCAACTTATACAGATCTTGGAGCTACAGCAACAGACCTTTGTGATGATAACCCTGCAGTATTAGTTTCTGGAACAGTTAATACAAGTGTTCTAGGTGATTACACACTTACATACACAGCAGTAGATGCTTCTGGAAACACATCTGCCCCAATAACTAGAGTAGTAACTGTTGTAGATATTACTCCACCAACTTTAATAGATATCCCTGTTAATACAATTGTAGAATGTAATGTTGTACCAACGGCGCCTACAATTACTGCAACAGATGATTTTACTACAACCCCAGAAGTAAGTTTTAATGAAGAAAGAATAGATGGTTCTTCTAATGATAATTATATCTTAACAAGAACTTGGACTGCTACTGATGAAAGTAGTAACACAGTGTCTCAATCTCAAATTATTACTGTACAAGATACTAGTTTACCTACTGCAATTGCAAAAGACATAACTGTCGAATTAGATGCAAACGGAAACGCTGTTATAACTGCAGATATGATTAACAATGGCTCTTCTGATAATTGTGGAGGAACATTAACATATGCTATAGATAAAAACACTTTTGATTGTGACAATATAAGTGCTGGTGGTATTTCTTGTTCGTCAAATTTCTCTTTAGATTTAGACGGAATAGATGATGATGTTAATCTTGGAGATCTTAATTATATTTCAACTGGAACTCCAGGCGAATATACAGCAGAGTTTTGGGTAAACCCCAGAAGTATTCAAGCAGGTATTGGTTCTTGGCTTTTTGGAGATGAAGAATCTTCTAATAATGGCGTATTAATTATGCTAGCTCCTTCAGGAGGAATTTCTTTATACAGATTTGGAGGAATAGGTTTAGTAACTACTAATGCAACTATTTCTTTAAATACATGGACACATATTGCTGTTACTCAAAATTCAAG
The window above is part of the Polaribacter sp. SA4-12 genome. Proteins encoded here:
- a CDS encoding TlpA family protein disulfide reductase, yielding MKKITLLFISLFFMTSYAQEKRLWAKSFMNKKAPDLVVEKWLTKVPNTKDKFVLIDFWATWCGPCVKGISEMNAFSKEFAKDLVVIGISKESKFKIKRFKKATIKYYSAIDTKGRTSNELEIKGIPHCIIINPDGIVVWEGWPQLNNQELTSKVIQSLINANK
- a CDS encoding LuxR C-terminal-related transcriptional regulator; protein product: MPKSNSFGVSNGEYWFELTVNKSLKNKELIAYLPVHNIGEIGIYKFVDTKLEYLVSTGNNIGREEIPVDYKFPAFKINPEENRIFYLKVNFQKEANFPLKIISEKKFTSYISNKQVINSFYYGTCIVIIFLNFFFYLKLKDNSYLFYMLFLLSLMITFLLYDGSLINLFRGNSFYYKLEFLTHFSNEIWFLLFSIKFLDLNKRHPLITRLFFVFPALVLVFYILYFSTNNFVFSAIGDFIGISLFPILWFFGFYYLKQIPHARFYVLGYLLIVPFAVFFIIGFPFGFWEVHGEMLIIKIASWLDIFVFTYALSFKMDNSELEGNKKIISLQDHIENPETELPLKNEPQPKETYFYLLRENKLVINPLTLREIDILKAIFEGLNNTQVSEKLFISKNTVKYHVRNIYNKLNVSNRNELKEKASLLKKQQSTQKQILKVGG